The window tgttgccatcttatcatctgttgcattaatcgcggcccatatcaaatacgcgtaacttctgtcgggtttttggaaagcgggctgcacttgaacactcatggcgggtgggtctctggagaatagtgtaacagaaactgaaactggtctttgtctttctttaatatgaaaagcctaaattgatacatttttgcaactcttccttcagtctcaaggccaaggccaagttacaatagcacactgtggtacagtatatttttttaaatgaaacacctgcaagccaacacattactgattcggcgcattacagttcatgaatttctgccatctggcggacactcgaagcattgcagcctattaaaatccgaaccattatcaataaacgcatcagccgggcatgacccgtggctgggaatgcaaggTGAACACGGCATGCACCAGATGaacagtgtcgcattccaggaaccagccagtgacaaaccggtgatttgttagaattaatgctgccgcagcagtatatgtgtaactccggttccgaaggtcgtagcaggcTGAAACTcagaccatatggtgtcccagttccggcattgagatctgggtagtttggacccgctggacctaacggaaccggatattttaatatgtttgtatttttcctataatactgtatcccaaggcagggataaaacccagaggaaattcctttgcatacaatgaagcatatggtcagagaggcgacccaatgtctaggacctaagtactgttcaaagggttttgccaccttcactgtttacctgagggcggagacgactcaaaccagagcagtctgtgagtgtcatattgtacaccttccaacaaagggtatcctgccagaaattccatttggtagactggctggcattcccgatgtaaatgtggggctacagaaatgagaccccagggtcctagtgcgcatgagctaactagcagaagggcatggattaaaatgtgttcccacgttaaagattggatacatAAAATTGTAatccaatagcctgtacttaaggttaaggatagggttacaaaagatatataaactgtggtcaaccctatatccttggtcttctgataccatcttgattgttacctaattgctggagaattgctatctgatacttctaattccccacccccaagtaagtgttacttcttgcctgttactgtactatattgctgtgttcacctatttaaggaataaatatactttgttATACCTAaacctcgttcagttcaacccagttatttggtgtattattatagcctgtcacaaagctcccgtcacagccaataaataaaaataaatgtttatatatTCCGTAGAGATAGGCAAACACACCATGGATTGCCATAGACAGAAGAAAATACACTTATTGGGggtttggggttgaaaactaACTTTCCTGATTGAAACAAAGTCTTTAAATAGTACGTTGGTTGACCAGGACttagcccgaaaagtcctggaaagTCCTGGAGCTCACATCGGCATGAGCCTCCAGCAGCTCCCACACTTTCCACTCCAAATGGTGCTGAAAGTCTCACTTAGAAAATATCTGGTTCCAGACTTCAGACGCTGTCCGCTGGAAATGTTActaaaagtgggacttagaaacatttctgcttaaagtcctgtagctgtttccttgctgtctccttcgAAATATTCAAACTTTTGATGGAGAAGAGAAAGACCCCCACATAAGTGTCCCTACCACTTGCACTCAAAGTAACTATTTGGATATAAAGATCTCAAATGATCCTACAGATTCTAATATCCAGATTAAGAGAACAAAGTTATGATATAAATATCCTCTTATGTAGCACTAATACTTGGAAAAAAAATAcagttttattaaacatttgaCGTCGACGATTCGTGATTTTATTTACAGTGCAGTAAAATTCCCCAATGAGAGGCTGCATATATCAAGTAACATGTGTATGTATCCAAATACCATGGATTAATTGTGTAGTTTCTGTCCACAATAATACACTAATATGTGGAatatttgtattaataaaaaatagataTCCATGTATAATCTAGACCTCTAATTTGATGTAGTATCTTCACATCATATAACTCCTCATAGATGTTTTATGTCCATAGAGGTCTAAGTCTTTAATCTTGTATTCCACTTATAGCTTATATAGAAAGGTGCAATAGCATAATAACCATAAGTCAGACATCAGAACTAAAATATCCTGTTATAAATGAACAGATGGTGAATTAACCATCTACATTTGCATACATGCTTTAATATTTAGAGGTGTAATAGGTCACGATAATACAATAAACTGCAGCTGTATCTCTCTATGTATAAATGGCTAGCCCATAGTATATTATTGCAACCACCTGCTTATATATAGTGCCAGTAAGGACATAAATATGCTCTTCGTCACAATATTAATAAGTGTGGAGTGTAGAAAAACGACCACAAGACTAAATATAGTCTGCATAGCATAGATACAAAATAGCATCATGTGTCCTAAAGTCTAAATAACAAACTTCAATAATCAAAACGTTACATGAGTAGCCCAATCACACACAATTGAGTAACATTGTATTGAGCATGAAACAAAGCTTCTAATGCATGCTAATATCCAGCAAATGTTAACTAGCCTGACAACCTGACCAGCTGAGACGGCTGTATGAATCACCAGAGCAGAATAGTTTCTGCAATTAACTCCTTCTGTATAATATCACCAAGTGGTAATAGATCTGAATTGCACACTTCAGTATTCCAAGCAATATAGCACACAGAATGGTTACATAGCATTCAAAAATTCCCATGTCAATATTTATCACAGATTGAGTATCAATACTTAGCACATATAGGTAGATGTTGCAGCGTGACTGTCTGGAACAGCTGTTAATCTAGCCTGAGCAGAGTGAATCCTACAAATGATCTCCTCATATTCACGCATAAAGGCAACATCGCGATCACTAGTGCTCAGTATTGGATGACGGCACAGCACAACTTAGCCAGGAGAATGAAGCTATACAACCTGATCTTGTCAGTGAGGGACAGAAAAACGACCGCAGCCTCTCATCATTGGCGCCACCGTCGTAAAACCGGAGAGGGAGAAAGTGCTACACAGGTTTTgtataaaaaaacatacaattataacCAAAGAGAACAAACCAGAAAAATACAAAGGTTACTGTGACCCAGGCAGTGGCTTCCAGAGTGTTTACTAAAACAATTATTCATATGTATAATCTAACAAACATGGAAGGTGTATCAATTTATAAGTGTGTGAAAGGGTCTTGCACATCTTGAAGTAGGTAGCAGCACATTGCTATGCATATGAAGAGAAAGGTCTACACAACCTGCAGTAATGTGGCAGCAAATTGCTGGATGTGTTGTGCAGGAATTAAAAACATATCATGGGCAGGATAGCAATCTCCTGTTAAGAGGAAAGTTCACTTCACACAATTTGGTTAACGATTATGGTCACAAAACATTGCAGTTCCTATAAAGAGTGCTAATAGGAACAttacagtacatggttacataacAACCCACAGGGTGACTAATGACCTATTCatccattaatatatatattatttgataACTGAAATACAACTTTATAACACATCACAATTCTGTTACAAAGCTTAAAAAAAATAGTTGTTTTATTGttacattattaaaatatttacaGTAATTCATGTGTAGGTTACTATGAATTTTTTTCTTCTTAGAAAACATGTTACATACATAGAATTCTAAACTAATAATTTGCAGAACAGGTGTAATACAGGGTTTTTGAATCTCCCATTCAATAACAAATATTCATATCTGACAATTAAATAATACAGAGCTCAGTACGGGGGTAATGGAACAACATGACAGCAATGCAGACTTTTGTGCTACTTATACATATATAGTGAATCCCCAGACCATCTTTATATATTGGTATGCACTTTATTTGAAACTGATACTGTACAATAATATGTTCTTTGTGTCACTGTATGAGGATGGAGGTGGCACATGTAGTCTGAGCAAAGTAAAAGTGACAGAAATAGACAGATATGAAGACAATCTGGCAAATCCCATGATACAGAGCGGAACTTTCACCCATTATTCCTAATTGTGTTTGTacttttccaacaacaaaatgatACTACAGTGAAGAGAATATAATTCCTTATAAATGAAATGCAAGAAGGGGAATTGTAGTAATAATTAGAggataaaatgcccttttcttgcAGCCTCAGAAACACAAAGTCAGAGCAGTGTTTGTGATCCAGGAGGATGAGACAGGGGCGGGGCACATTGATTATAACCAATGAGAGAGAAGCTCACTCCGaccactaaccaatcacagagcagcaggctGTGTATATAACTCCCGGCAGCTCCCCGCCCCAGTATAACTTTCTGTCACTGTGTTCCGGGATTTTACCTGCTGCAGCTGAAATGGCCGAGACCGCTCctgcccctcctcctccagctgaaagcgccgccaagaagaagcagccgaaGAAAGCGGCGGGAGCCTCGAAAAGCCGCCCAGCAAAGTCCGGTCCCAGCGTGTCCGATCTTCTAGTGAGAGCTGTGTCCGCCTCTAAAGAGCGCAGCGGGGTCTCCCTGTCCGCTCTGAAGAAGGCTCTGGCTGCAGGAGGCTACGATGTGGAGAAGAATAACAGCCGCCTGAAGCTGGCTCTTAAGGGCTTGGTGAGCAAGGAAACCCTGATCCAGCTGAAAGGGAGCGGAGCCTCCGGATCGTTCAAGCTGAATAAGAAGCAGctggagagcaaggagaaggcggccAGGAAACAGGAGGCGGGGAAACCCAAGAAGCCAGCGGCAAGGAAACAACCCGCCAAGAAGCCAGCGGCAAGGAAACAACCCGCCAAGTCCCCCAAGAAGCCCAAAAAGGCTCCTGCGGGAGTGAAGAAAAGCCCGAAAAAGGTGAAGAAACCTGCGGCCGCCAAGAAGGCAGCAAAAAGTCCGAAGAAGTCTAAAGTTGCCAAGCCCAAGAAGGCTGTGAAGAGCCCGGCGGCTAAAAAGGTTGCAAAGCCCAAAGCTGCTAAGAGTCCAGCTAAGGCCAAGGCAGCAAAGCCCAAGAGGGCAGCAGCTTCTAAGAAGTGAGACCGAGAACTTCAGCCTCttacaaacacaaaggctcttttaagagccaccacaaCCCCACAAAGAGAGCTCTGCACATAATGTCTAACTTAGAATGTGTCTCCATCTTATCACATGCAATGGTTTCTTTTACACCGGAGAACAGGCAAAGAAAATAAACCTAGTATGGGCTCTGACACCAACTGGATGTGAAATGAAATAGATACAAAATCAACTCTTTAATAACCAAAATTAAAATGATGGTTTTTTTTAATACGAGTATTAAACGCTAGGATCCTAAGGTCTGAACACTGTTCAGTGTTCTGGATCAGTAAATATGACTGCGAGTAAACCTCAGTGTGTAACAAGCAGTGGTGGACTAGTGGATAAATCAACTACTGTCCCCAAGGAATCAGTCATGTGGTCACTGTAACAGACTACAGTAGAGCTACAATCAGTGTAGTTGCTGTATCAACCCAGACCCTAGCCTGGTCTGCCTCATTGGCACAGCGcactatatagatagatatccaAATCAGCAAGTGAGGATACTACTATAATGTGGTGAAAAGAGACCTCGCCTCATTAGTGTAAACAGGTATTCACACTAGGCCAGTGTTTGCCATTAGTGATTTGCAGCTATCAGTACTTACCTAAGAGCACACCCTGTAAGATTTGTTCCTTACCTCAGATCCCTATAAGGACTGTTGTTTAGTGTGTTACTTGAATCTCATAGAACACACTACTACTTTAGACCCGGAACCTATACGGTTCCAGTATTGAAGGTCAGAACACCTTCAGGTCGTTGTTTTTAATACCCAATATTTTACATACTTGTTGcagttaataaagttatgtttgtAACCATTCATTCATCACCAGAGTGTGAAATTGAGTGCTATATTTGGGTTCTCTTCTGTgcatatacccaaagcaccgttcaccatTTACTTGTCAGTGgcagaagcaggggctcccctattgctTTACATTAAAAGATCAGTACATTGTGGAGGTAACAATAATAATTATGTAGTTAGGGTACAGTGGGTGCTAAACAATGAGCAAACAGACAGGAACCTATCAAGTATCAAGCACAAAAGTTCCCATAAAACTTCAATGTGATCTCCGGAGGCACATGAAAGTGACGTAGGAGGGAGAATTACTACACTTTCTATGTACAACATATGAAATCAGACTAGCCAGGTTTCTTTTTAGTTACGTGTGCCTATATATAGCGTACAAAAATGATTGTATGTTTATATAAGACATCTTAAACTTATATGCACAAATACCGAATATGCCTTTATCTATATTGTCACGCCTAAAAGGGATGTGGATACGTCTCCTTTCTAATTCTCTATATGGAGATCACTATACGTATCTGTTAATATTGATCTACTAGCCAATTTGATTGATAATTTGGTGGCTCTGAAAAGAGCCTTTATTGTTCTGGGTGTAAATGAAGTGGGTGCAGTTAGCCtaagctctctcccctctgatccTGCGGGCCAGCTGGATGTCCTTGGGCATGATGGTGACTCTCTTGGCGTGGATAGCGCATAGGTTGGTGTCCTCGAAGAGCCCCACCAGATAAGCCTCGCTGGCCTCCTGCAGAGCCATGACGGCCGAGCTCTGAAAGCGTAGATCAGTCTTGAAGTCCTGGGCGATCTCCCGGACCAGGCGCTGGAAGGGCAGCTTGCGGATGAGCAGCTCGGTGGACTTCTGGTAGCGGCGGATCTCCCGGAGAGCCACAGTACCGGGCCGGTAGCGGTGAGGCTTCTTCACTCCGCCGGTGGCCGGAGCGCTCTTTCTGGCAGCCTTGGTCGCTAGCTGCTTACGGGGAGCCTTTCCTCCGGTGGATTTTCGGGCGGTCTGCTTGGTCCGGGCCATCCTTTGCTGTGACAGTGATCCTCTCCGATCCTAACCTAACTCTGACTACAAAATcactgaccgttctgttctgactgacagattaaatctgtcagtggtgatattggataccgaggcttgagcctcattactccaagttctcttgttgagtgtattgtcgcactctttaggaagcttcttgatctgtgttacttgccacagttgagttggtttcacaggttcagcgctgtgatgggtcgtgggtagcggtcaaatgggtttgcagagatcgcagcaagcttcttgatcagcgggtttgagttctggtccagttccttgtagaatttcttgttgagcttctttagatgttcatctaacatctcgatacccagttccctatgaaggtctgctattcttgtaggaagtggagcgttggacgcaatccgcagcgccttgttctgtaatttttggagagatgatctttgatgttggtggcaaccactccacaccggggaggcgtatgtcattgtgggtctaatgatcgccttgatcacattgactttgctcttgatgggcatggtccttgtcttcagcagagggtacagtgctgccagcttggttgttgccttctgttgaatcttctcaatgtggtttctccagcttagtttgctatctaggattacacctaggtaagagctgtttggctcccatttgacagcctctccgttgagggtgattggcgggtgtgccttgatcctctttttggtaaacagtgtagctgtagtcttgctggagttcagtcctacttgccagtcgctgtaccatgttgatagcatgtctagtgctttctggatgttcttagctacttctttctctctgaaggactgggagatgactgccacatcgtctgcgtagagtgccagttgagtcttgtggaggtctgtggggatgtcattcatgaagaggttgaaaaggaaaggtcccaggactgatccctgtggcacgccagcgcggatggggcgtgttgttgagagctcttcccgcacagccacgtggaatgtgcgctcccgcaagtagctggcagtcagcttaatcaggtagtttgggaatttcaggttgatcattttgtgcagtagtccttcatgccaaactctgtcaaacgctttggccacgtccaagaagacaactccagttgatttgtggatgttgaatccatggcttattatgtcaacgactcgcagcagctgatggttggttgagtggtccttccggaatccaaattgctcctttagtagaatgtttttaccagaggcaaagtggcggaggcgcgtaagaataactttctccaggagtttcgacagtccagagagcaggcttatcggacggtagtttgcaggatccctccgtggttttccaggctttggaaatacaatgaccttggcttccttccaggattgaggaaagtgctggagccgcatgcatgcattgaagatttctgcaaggcattccatggctgccggcggaagcttcttgatggccaggttggtaattccgtcacttcctggtgctttgccatttgccagcttttctgcaagttgcattatctcagtcctggtgcatccttcaagggtttccgcttcggtctctggtaggtgctcggtaagatgcctgttaactccttgctcaacttcctgtgctattttgctggcttggttaggcctaaaagttgtctccagtgtgtcagcgagaacctctgccttgtccttgttgctacatgccaggtgggtctggccctggatcggtggattaggctccttcttgccggtcaggcgtcgggtcattctccaaacagagttgtcggattccttcagcttggctgctgcggcctcccacctctccccccggtgttggctgatttgctgtcgcagtagtctggcaagtgagttgtactttaccagaaggtcaggtgtgcggaacttctgccattggcgtcgggccctgtttttctcagcaatcgcttgcttgatcccgctcggtaggtcgtagatggagcagcgtttgggcatctgtttcgggacgctgtgctctattgcatgttggactgcggtagtaaaggtgttaacagcatcatcaatgtctccgttggtgtccaaggggcgggggtttgtgatgttgctcaactcttctttgtacaggctccagttcgccctggtgaagttgtacctgggtgtttgctggtgggtttccatctcgtcgccaacagtaatggtaactgggttgtggtctgaggtcagttccgccagggtttccaactggacagaatatttcacgttcttcagtaagacaatgtccaggacatccggtgtgtggcttgcagtgcctgggtagtgggtgggttctgtagggccagccactacaaagtcactctcctttgagtaagcaagaagagcttgtcctctggagtttgctgtccttgagttccagcaccagtgtttggcatttaggtctcccccgatgatggttgggacagtggagtccagcagagcttccaagtctcccaaatgtagcttcaccttaggggggcagtaggtggcaattagtcgcagtggtcctgttgcagtctttagctgtactccagtggcttcaatactccggaggggtggtagtgcaatctcattatggctgacccgtgtgttaacaatcacagccgtcccaccacctctggctcctgttgcccggtcggtacggtataccctgtggttcgccaggcttagtttttggtttccttgaaggtggatctccgagagcagagctgcgcatacattccttgattccatcaggtgaaggagttcatctgtcttcttgctgataccatttgcattccacatcacgatgacagaactgcgtttagatgttgctgccatggtggttagtttctgtgctcctgagaagggccgggatgagattcgctatcattgtcacaatggggtgaatatccattctcgcaatagcgctcgctattttaaggatgatctctagccagtttgttgggcttgcggttccgcctgcggggtccgggttggccgcctcaacggggttggtggatgctgtcctgagagtttccgcgtaggtctgtccgtctgggttttgcatcctctgggtggatgccgtgccttggtctgggatcaggtgttctgtggtcctctgtctctccggcgccaggcggggaagctggtattgagtagtgggtgtcttccttggtgcctgctccatcaggtggggtgtccgcttttcccgttcctcttgctttgcttttgtgaggtacgggcaaccacggtagcttgccgggtgtgggcctttgcagtttgcacatgtcgccggctccttcttcctatctcgtgggcattccttggagttgtggttctctccacaacacacacagcgtggCTTCTGGTGGCAGAATGCAGAGGTATGCCCGAGCCGTTGGCAGTTGAAACACATGGTTGGGCCTTTTCTGCCCTTTGGCGCTTCTGTGGTTACCACACAGCTACAAAGCTTGGTAATCTTGGTAAGATCTGCAGGCTGGCTCTCCGGGGTTTCTGCCAGTGTGACAATAAACAAAGGGAACTTCTTGGTCTTGTCCACCGGGGATGTCAACTGGGCTACGCTCTTGACTGGTAGTCCATGTTCCGCGAGGTCGTGGGAAATCTCCCCCACGGAGGCGTTTGCTGGTAAGCCGCGAATTACAAATTTCTGGGGCTTTAGGCGCGTCAGTGGGAAGGTGTAGTATTCTATGCCCTGCTTTGCAAAGCAGTCCGTCAAGCTCCGGTAGTCGTCCACAGTTGTGGTAGTGATCTTTGCGTGGTTCGCCCGTGGTTTAACTACAAACGGGGAAGTGCAGTGTTCGGTGAGGATGTCGACAAGGTCCTTGTGGGTCTTCATATTCCTGACCATTACCGGTGGTATGCGAATCTTTTTGGGTGGGAGTGCAGTCTCTTCATCGTTGCACCTGGGCCCTGAGCAGTCATCGGCACCAGCAAGTGGCTCGAAGCGGTTTGATGTTTTGATGCCTTGGTCTTCCTTGTGCTTCTGCATCTTTGTCTTTGCTACCgatggaggggaagaaccattggagctatcagagtttgctcgccctctcttcttcactaaagtgtagtccatgtcttctgcagcatcatgtattgcagtctctataggtggcacatttgcctctgccataataaggcgcagaccagagccacgcacccgcacggcggcgggcacacggcacaaatcagagccacacgtacggcggcgggcacacggcacaaatcagagccacacgcacggcggcgagcacacggcacaagtcagagccacacacacacacggcggcgagcacacagcccaaatcagagccacgcacccgcacggcggcgggcacacggcccaaatcagagccacgcacccgcacggcagcgggcacacggcccaaatcagagccacacacacgcacggcgGTGAGCACACGGCCCAAAGCACGCAACGCAGGGAGCAAAAGCACacggcgcaggggggggcacagcacagagcgcaggggggggcacagcacagagcgcagggggggcacagcacagagcgcagggggggcacagcacagagcgcagggggggcacagcacagagcgcaggggggagcacagagcacaggggggagcacagagcacaggggggagcacagagcacaggggggagcacagcacagagcgcaggggggcacagcagagagcgcaggggggcacagcacagagcacaggggggcgcagcacagcgcacaggggggggcactgagcactggggggggcacagagcacggggggggcacagagcacaggggggggcactgcactaaacagggggggggcacagcactaggcaggggggggggcaaggccgggGGTCACAGCAAGTCGCAGCTCTGGGCTCAGTAATGCACACAGAACTCAGTatacagtgcaataaagctaTAAAGCAAAGCGATGGGCAATGAACCATGTGGCAGCGGCGGCTCTCCCCCACGTGGCAGCAGCGGCGGCTCTCCAAACGGGCCAGTCAATACATCCCCGACTGAAACTCCGGAAAGTGGTGTCGGCGGCGGGCGCTGTGATGGGAAGTGACCCACTCGAGGAGTCATCAGCCTCTCCGGTCAGTTCAATGAATGAATGACTACCGACTGACTACAAAATcactgaccgttctgttctgactgacagattaaatctgtcagtggtgatattggataccgaggcttgagcctcattactccaagttctcttgttgagtgtattgtcgcactctttaggaagcttcttgatctgtgttacttgccacagttgagttggtttcacaggttcagcgctgtgatgggtcgtgggtagcggtcaaatgggtttgcagagatcgcagcaagcttcttgatcagcgggtttgagttctggtccagttccttgtagaatttcttgttgagcttctttagatgttcatctaacatctcgatacccagttccctatgaaggtctgctattcttgtaggaagtggagcgttggacgcaatccgcagcgccttgttctgtaatttttggagagatgatctttgatgttggtggcaaccactccacaccggggaggcgtatgtcattgtgggtctaatgatcgccttgatcacattgactttgctcttgatgggcatggtccttgtcttcagcagagggtacagtgctgccagcttggttgttgccttctgttgaatcttctcaatgtggtttctccagcttagtttgctatctaggattacacctaggtaagagctgtttggctcccatttgacagcctctccgttgagggtgattggcgggtgtgcc is drawn from Ascaphus truei isolate aAscTru1 chromosome 18, aAscTru1.hap1, whole genome shotgun sequence and contains these coding sequences:
- the LOC142469290 gene encoding histone H3, producing the protein MARTKQTARKSTGGKAPRKQLATKAARKSAPATGGVKKPHRYRPGTVALREIRRYQKSTELLIRKLPFQRLVREIAQDFKTDLRFQSSAVMALQEASEAYLVGLFEDTNLCAIHAKRVTIMPKDIQLARRIRGERA
- the LOC142469288 gene encoding histone H1-like, which codes for MAETAPAPPPPAESAAKKKQPKKAAGASKSRPAKSGPSVSDLLVRAVSASKERSGVSLSALKKALAAGGYDVEKNNSRLKLALKGLVSKETLIQLKGSGASGSFKLNKKQLESKEKAARKQEAGKPKKPAARKQPAKKPAARKQPAKSPKKPKKAPAGVKKSPKKVKKPAAAKKAAKSPKKSKVAKPKKAVKSPAAKKVAKPKAAKSPAKAKAAKPKRAAASKK